The Raphanus sativus cultivar WK10039 chromosome 6, ASM80110v3, whole genome shotgun sequence sequence AGTTTGCCAACAAGGAACCCATCAAACGAAGGAACCAGCGATCAAACCGCAAGCTTGTCTTTGACTGCGTCAATGCCATCATAACAGTGAGAATATCAACAGCTGCACGCACTGGCTTGACTTCAGGATTCGACATGGTGGAACATGTTTGGACAGAGTTTAAGGAGTGGATGGTTCAGGACTCTAACAACTTGGAAGAAGAAAGTTTGGTGAGGGAAGAGGTGGTCGGAAAAATGTGGAGCCATAATCTGCAAGTGGAAGTGAACAACTTGGGGATTGAAATTGAAGTGATATTGTTGCATGAGCTTGTTGAAGAGGCAGTCTTTGATCTCACTCAATGAAACATTGTATATATGCATTCATATAATTTACTATTTAGGCAAGTGTTTTGCATTCATGAAACATATTGAtgatataatttatgaaatagtttaacaaattattaatttacattttGGTTATTATTCTTGTTATTGTGAATCAACAAAAGATTAGTAAAATCTTTATAGTGGAAATGATAATTTAGAGAGGATTCTACAGGCAAACACACAAATAGAGATGCTTATGCGGTTGGTGTGGCACACAATATGACACTGTTGTCGAGTTAACTATTTAAGCACACTCAGAGAAAGTTACAGAgagcaaaacataaaaaaagacAGCTACACAGAGACCATATGGACGCATGCAGTTTCAGAGTCATGTTTATTTGGCTTCATCAGCCTTTAGGGTTCACTACCGCCTGAGTCTGGTTGAGTCCATACTGCCAAAGAAACCATATTTTTATCAGCAACGGATTTACAAGCTCCTGATCTGCTATGTAAGAAGATTGAGAAATAGTGATGGGAGTTGAACCTTTTCTCTGATGCGAGAGCTCCAGTTATCACTCTTGCTAGGCCCAGCAGAGGCTTGGTTTGCTTGAGAACCAAGAAGTGGATCCCAAGCTCTACTCCTCGGGTTCTCATAGTCTTCCTCGTCGTCAAGCTCGGGTCTCTTAGGTGAAACCATAGCTCTGAGAACCATGGCTAGTAGCAGTGACAGTAGCTGAAAAAGCAACAGTGGAAGAAAGATTCATGCTTTGTTCACTATGTATAAAATGCTAAAAAGTTAACTAGGAGTGAGTTTACCTGGACGACTACTACAGCAGCCCCGACCCATTTGCATATATCAATGTTGTCCTCAATGAAAGCCCGAAGACTATTGAGCTCTCCAGTTGGATCATACGGAAGATCCTACACAACTcacatacatattttataacaaaagtCAAGAaacaatattcaaaatatacGAAAGATGTCACCTTTTCCCAGTGACGATCAATGGCGATGAATGCAACAAGGGCAGCTTCAAGTAGAATGAGCAGAGTTTTGAGAATAGAGTACTTTGAAAGCCGtcaagggaaaaaaaaaaaggaaataaaccCATTCCAAGTAAACTGTCATGACGGTTTGGTAAACTCTATCTATATATTaacatagattaaaaaaatgtgAAGGATACGAAACACAAGCAACAGGTATTGATAGCTTCAGCAGCAATGAAACCAATGAAGGTAACAATGCAGACCAATACACCAACCGCCATAAAAGAGTAGATGAACCTGCATTAATAAAAGCAATCACAACAAACACAAGTCAAGAAACCTGACTGGGGCTggcataataaaaaaaaaaagacaagaagaTTCTTAACTACTCTGCAAGAATAGAAACCAAAAAACATAATCACTCTAGCTAACGTTTCTATTCACAAACAAACTGTAGTCATCTTCTCCATAAACCCACATTTCGTCCATTTTGAAACCCTAAAATTGAATTGAAAAAGGAGGATTAGAGTACCATGGAGCAGGAAGGTCCAAGGAACGGAGGCTAAACCCATgatcaccaccaccactagACCCTAGAACGACGCTCGCCATGAGACCAGCAGGATTGTTCAAAGTGGGAGGATCGACGGGGACGTGACGGTGGAATTGATCGAGCATCCATATGGAGTAGATGATGATGGAAACACCGAAGAAAGCTTGAACGAAATTGAGGATCTTGAGAGTTGAGGCGAACGAAATATGGCAGCAATTATGCCTCATTTCTTCTTTCGATTACGAAAAGATGATTGATTGATGGATGGATGGATGGATAAACCCGGAAGCTTTTTTTTCAAAGGTCGTCTTCTTGGCTGTAAAGGTGtctgtcttcttctctttttaaaagtatttcatctttttattttcaattagtCGTCGCCTGCAGTAGATGGCAAACATTTTTGATGAGTACAGTCACTGTCTCATGATGTGTTGTGGCCtgatttgttattttgtttagCTCTTATCTGCTGACTTGTCTTAGTAGTTTTTAATGGCTTTTCATAGTGTTTTGAAACCCTGACCTGGAaccgcggttgaaccggtaaacccgATTATCCAATATAAATCCGGTTTAGGTTTCATGAAAGaaccaatatttaaaaaatccaataaaatctataaaaaaattgttaaaaccTGAAACTCgattaccggttgaaccactagataacttttacttatttttttatgtttttaattatttttttaaaatctattttgtattttaaatttttagttaaaaaattaggtttttcagttttattgtcGTCTACAGACGTTGATTATTTTGTATATCATAAATCGTGTTTACTATATATTACATGTTAATAGTTTAGTTTAATTATTCAcactaaacatataaatatttatgaatttttaggttttgatatttttcttgttagatgtcataaacaaatctgaacttgttacatatttttataaaataatacaaattatttttgttattttatatatcaaataaaaataaaaatataaaaactaaagttaagtattttatattgtttctaaacgtaaaatataaacatatacaaaatattattttatgttctataaaaaaatagaaaatacttaatttcagtcttaatatatttattttatagctaatatattattatataataaaataaatttatttattaatctgcAATTTATCCACAGTAATCTGGTGACCTAATGATCCGAACAGTCATCCGTTTCAGTGTTTGAGtcgattttcaatttttcatgATTATGACATCTCAGAAATTCAGATACCTTACATTTGTTGGAATGTGTAGGTTTTAACGTTTGATTTCTAATCATATTTGGTTAATTCAGGTTTCGATTTTTCTGAGAGGTGAAATTTAGTtacattcaaatattttcaaacttcAGTTTAGATTCTAATTCAGCTTTTGATCACATAAACATTTGTATGTGACCTACATTTTTTTGTATGTGAATTACAAGTGCACATATTAGTTCACAAATTTGATAAGTTTAATCAATTTgcattaataaaatattagtagcaTATTTTCTAAGTGATTGCTAAGAGATTGAAacatagaaattttaaaatagaaattaaaatttataaacgtagaaaacatattaaactgTTTTCAGCACATGGACTCGTTTCACCGACTACCTACAcaaagttattatttttgtaatatttaaggaaattaataaaaaaaatattattatagagATACTACAAAAAtgggaaaatattttaatgttactTCTAACAACTAAAATGATATtagcatttttaaaacaatattataataatatcagtgattataaaaaagaattaataaaaactcaaaatatttttcttctgCTATAACATTTGTAGTTGACGTTTGCGATTGATTTTTACTGCATTCCGCTTCGAAATGATGCTTCTTTCATTGCATttcaaagatatatttttatgttttatagaaatttctgatttaaaaaaattaattgaattaactgaaattatttagttattaaattaatatatttagaaaataattttatatattttgttacaattatatttttccataactataaaccaaaaattaaataaatgcaatttgtttttgattatttacaattaaatgttattaattaaataatgaaTTAGAAATTAAAGCATACATCttgaaaaaaaacttacaatatGTATCTTCCAGAATCTATCCATAGAGGAGTAATGTTCTTAAAGAATTCTCTAACtaaacttaataatatttttaaaaattgtaatataatCAACGGGTAAAGATTAGATgcaaaataacactttgcaaaaTAACACTTTATTTTAATTGAATAGATGTTACACAAATTTTCtaagatatttaataaatttttgataagaTTTATTTGctactaatattataaaatacattatatacTAATGAATTAGTCTAACTATGATTTTTATACAGTAAAATTTTAGCGACTCTATTTTAACAAAAGATATATGTTACACAAATTTTATAAGACATAatcatatatcaatatattaaattaaattaattgattaaaattttactattatttaagaTATCAGATCTTGATAAGATTTAATAGTATTATTAAATAGATGATATATTAATGAATTGGTTTAACTATAACTTTTGTAGAGTAAAAATAACTTGTTGTAGTAAAGTAGATTATGTACGTCTTCTTAGTGTAATTCAAATTTCTTGTGGCAACTTCCCAAATTAGTTTGGTAAAATAGTCATGTTGGAATAATTATGattactcttcttctttttctctctctaagtTTGTCGATTTCCAAGCTACAAGTCGAATCTTATAATGTCCAAGGAAAACCACATGTATTGTATTTGATTCACACAGCTAATAATATTCTACAAAGCAGAAGTTTCTCACTAAACAAACGAGGTTCCATACAGTTGATGTGCGGCAAatgacaaaaacaaacaaatgagGTTCCATATATAAGGTCTCATTTGTATTGATCCAAGCTTAACATTCGCTTATCGCATATTATCAGGCTATCCATCAATTGGAATTACTTCAGTGCCAAAAGAGTTGCTCCATATGTGTCAACATATTAGTTCATGTAAATTATAAGCAGTCGATAGAAACAGTTTTGTGATTTATCAAATACTGTATATAAAAACAGGTGTTCATTTCCAACAAGCAAGGCCGTCTCAAAAAAATTTCGGACcctgttcaaaaaatattaatgacattatttaaaatatagtgaaatagttttagaaattaataattctatttatatatgtttaacatttttttataaattataaactctaaattagtcaataatatatctaaattttagagtttcataccataatttatatatatatatatattgttgaaaaattcttatttttttttatttttatacttaCCCTGTTTGACCACTCCACTTGTACGTGCTATTAGATGGCACTGCCATCAAGGTTGGAAATTTTAAGCCTGGAAGAATTATAAATCACAATCTAGACTAGGAAAGATCTTGACAAGTTTAATAGAGTAATAAGCTAATAAAAACACAACCACCAAAGCGATATGAGAGAGAAACTGGTGGATGATACAGTACATGGATGAAGAATATGACACTCTCAGTCTCTAGTaacttataatataaatataacccCTATATAATTGTAGACACATAAAAACCTTCTGCCGTATTGGGTTCGGTTTCATTTGCCGATTCGAGTGTAGTCACATCTTGTAAACAGGGGTGATTCCAAGAAGGTGGAAGCATTTCACCATGACTGTGGCCGTTGCTTCACAAAGGAGGAGACGGCTTGTATCCTCAACTGAACCATTGACCTAAAAAAAAGTTCAAGTTCATATAAAAGGTAATGCAATCTATTATTATAGGTGAGGGTAAATAGAAGACTAGAATTTTCTGGAATACTTACCTTGCAATTGGTGCAGAATTTGGTGCACAGTTCAGATAAGTTGTAGAGGTACTCGCACAGCAAGTTGGGTAATAATTTGGTGCACGCTTCCTCAACGGTCTGAAAATTGTTCACACATGGCAACTATTCGTTTTGTTaccaagaaaaagaaataagaatgTGAAAGTACCATCTAATGAGTATTGTGTATTTTTACCTCAGGAAACTGAACCAGGGCAAGACCCAGTGCCCGTTCGTCTGCAAGATCCAATGCTATCTTACCTGTCTGCGATAAATAAAGTAATGGCAGATGAAAAATGTAAAATCAGTAAGAAACAAATCCAAGAATATTATTAGTCTCTAATTTAGTAGAGAATACCACACAGATTGCTATTATAAATTAACAATGATTAGGTAAAGCTCGAGAGAAATACCTTTTTCAGCTCATCTATGTCTTTGCCAGACATTCTGATGATTGATTGGATCCGAGTATAGGTGTAGAGAAGGTAGACAGCTGTATTCCCCTGCTCAAGACATAAGATGAATAGAAATTAAGGATGTGTGTACATGACTCCTTAATATGTAGACTAgtgccaaaaaaaaatccagtACTTTGTCACTAAGCATTAGATCATAGTTGAAAGCATAACTTGTGGATCTATTGTTCTTCAGGTCAGCATACCttgaaggaaaaaataaaataaaattagaacaAAGTTAGCTGTGCCAAATTTGTGGAGAGAATCCAGCAGTATAATAAATAGAGATGATGCATTTACTTCACAGCAGCGTATCCAACTGCCTCAGAGGTTTGGTCCAGTTCCTCGAGTGTccattttatttccttttcctcAGCTAAAAAACAGAGAGGAACAACCAAGGGATGAATACGAGGACAAGCATCCAGAAATACATAACAACGTAAAGGTTTGTGACATGTACCACGCTTGATAAGGGCAGCTCTACTGCGATTCTTGGCCTCATCAAGCAAATCAACAAGGGGTACTATATCTGTATCCCCACTTCTAAACCGCTTGCCATCTGCTCCCAGGACTACACCAAAACCGACATGGCTAGTCAAAGGGTATGTATTAGCACTGGATGGCAGAAAACCTGCTTTTCTGGCAGCCTGATTCAATCAGTGTAAAAGGAGGATGAGCACGATTGACAGTTACAATcaagaaaaaatgtgaaaaaaaaacaaaaacttactCCGAACAACCTATAAAAGTGGTCCTGCTGGCCATCATCTGCCACATAAACAATCCACTCAGCTTTCTCTTCATAAAGACGATACCAAAGAGCAGCCATATCGGTAGTGTCATAGGAAAAACCACCATCATTCTTGACAAGCATGAGTGGGACGGCAAAGCCTTCGACGTAAATGACACGAGcaccatcatcttcttcaaccAACCCCATGCTGTTCAAATCCTTAAGCAGGTTAGCAATATATGGCTGGTAAAAGCTTTCTCCCTTTTCTTCAAGCTGCTCAATTTGAAGGCGCTGCATAGCCTTGGCACACTCGGCTCGGCTGATTTCACAAATGCGAGCCCAAGGCTTGAGATAAACAGGATCTCCTCCCTGTAGACGGACAACTGCCTGCTGTGCCTTTGCCTTAAAAGACAGGATCCTTGGTAAATCTTTCTTTTGATTGTCTGTAAAGCAACTGTAGATCTTCAATTGTTGTCAAACTATCTCCAGGGAATGTCTCAAAGAGATGCTCGATTAGCATGCCAAACTGTGTTCCCCCCAGTCACCAACATTGTTTCTGCGAAGCACTTCAACCCCCGAGTACTGGAGCATGCGAGCTATAGTGTCACCGATGATAGTTGATCTTAAATGACCAACATGCATTTGTTTTGCAATGTTGGGAGAGCAAAAATCAACCACAGCTCTCTTAACCGAAAGACTAGGCGCCCATGTCTCTATTCCATTGACAAGCATGCGCTCAATGCTCTTGGCCATCCAGTCAGATGATATTGCAACATTGATAAACCCTGGTCCAGTTACCGAGCATGAATCAACTATCTCAGAGGTTGGTAGTGTATTTGCAATCTCTTCTCCAAGGGCTTTAGCATCGTTTGGTTTCTTTCTGGTGGAACATATGCGGATTGCAATGCTACTACAAAACAAACAAGCAAGCAAAGAGGCACGCAGTATGagccaaaaaacaaaaaaagtaacttcaattcaaaattaaataaataaatacctCTAATAATCTCCAAACTTTTTACTTCCAGCCGAggacttagagcatctccaatgtaaaacactattttttcttccaaaatggagtaaaagtgattatGGAGTAAAAATGCTCCAACCTCACTTCATTTCTCACTTTAtaatagagtgatgaacaaaaaaaaattagattactccatttatggagtgaACTTCATTATGGAGTGGGAAGTAGAGTGGGGTTAGagcattttctactccaaactcacttttactctattttggaagaaaaaatggAGTTGGATTGGAGATGCCCTTAGCAACCAATGGCAATGGCTCAACACCAAGTAGTTCATCAGGAACTGTTTTTTTTAGACTAGCATCAAAGAGATTCTCTAGTTTCAGTTTTAGATTTTTCCCCTGTCAGCAGAGCAAATTAAAGTACTGCCCATGAGACGGGaaagaatgatttttttttaaaaaaaattctaaaaatatattcaattattaaagaaaaactaTGACTTACATCTATCATGGTTACCATTGTCTGCTCTCTTGGTTGTTGCCAAAGCAGATCTAATTTACTTAACAATAAAGCGATACCCTAGTTCACGGCGAAGATATAGAGATGACTGTGTACcttatctattactataaaatatGGTTCTTTCTCTCCTGTTGACACGTCAGACGCCATGTCACAAATAGGGTCTCTGTGATGCCGACACGTGTCCATGAGTTGCTAACGCCGCGTTTTATTTGATCTCCAGATATTGGCATCGTTCACGATTCTTATGTGAATGGAGAAGTACGAGGACTACTTGAAGCTCAAATCAAGAGTAGAGATCTTACAACATTCACAACGGTACATAGCGTTATTCATCACACATGTGAATGCTTACTCCATGTCTCTGTATACTTATAACTCTTCTGACTTTAGGCATTTGCTAGGTGAAGAGATAGCCGGGATGGCAGTGGATGAGCTTGAGCAGCTACAAATCAAGTAGATACATCACTTAGACAGATAAGATCCACAAAAGGTATACAGAATCTCAAGAAACCATAAGCTTATATTTGATTCTTTTAGTCTAAAGAGAATTTAGAACAGTACCAAATCTTGGAATTGTTGTCTAAGTGCCAGTCCCGGTCAATGCTTGATCAACATTCTGAACTCAAAACAAAAGTACATAAACTTTCACAGTGTTCAATTATCTCAATACAACACTCTCATATTGATTAATTTACAGGAAAAAATGTTATTGGAAACCACCATAGATCTTGAAAGAAAGGTTGTGCCATCAAAATCTTATAGCCCAAGAAATTGTATCATTTGAGATCTTTCACAATATTGttgtctttttctctttatCTATCTCAGTTGGAAGAAAGTGATGCAGCCCATAATCACAAAAATCAGTCGTACTTAAAAAGATATGCATATGCAGTTGAAAAACAATACTTATaccgttgacaaaaaaaatatacagacGCAACATTAGAGGCTATATTAAACTGCGCCACAAAAACACATACGAAATCGGAGACTCagaaacaatgaaaataaaaaacagcATTTCGTATGGAGCCAACCAAAACATCCTATCTTTTGTCGGATATGGAAGAAGATAGTAAGATTCacaaaattcttaaaatagCATGATTGGCCTTACCATTACAACCAACAATAAAACTTAATACTCTCTATAGAGCCAACCAAAATAGAGTTCAactaagcaaataaaaaaatcaacaaacaaatataatttgttgagaaaacaaatataatcattttaaataagTGATATAATCAGAGGATGGAGTAAAAGAACCTGTAATTAACAATATTGATCATTGACCTTCCAAATCTAGAAATAagcataacaaaataaaaatccaaaaatgagATACAAAAACCCAAAAATGCAAAAATTGTCTCGCTAATAGGttgaatataataaaacaaaactctACAAAATCATAAGTGAgataaagaaattaaaaatgagTCAAGCTTCGAGAAAAAAACATTaggaaaaacaagattttcgAAAGCGGTGAAAACACACCAACAGTTTATTCTCATATTCAAAACAAAGCCGTATCTTAAAGTCATCTCAaataacttaattataataaaaaatgtcaATAAAAAACGATGGCGAAAAAATGCATTtctactaaataaaaaatcatttgtgGAAGATAAGGATGATgctaataaaatagtaaaatatttctgaacatatatgtattaataaataatataattaataaatgttaatctaatagttaattatatatcatggaACATAAACAAATGTGATCCATTATAAgtattttccaaataaatttcacatcaaaattattttaaacattaagTAAATAGTACAATGATATAGTGTagtattttgtgtttttaataaatattttagttcaaACTTTTTATCTGATCGGAATGTTATTCATTTTgtctaacaattatttttattgtttttgtagtGACCTTATAATGAGAGAATAAATTATacgtattttataaaaaaataaaagtcaaatCATCTATCATGTAGTTTACTTAACTGCAACAATTTTGAGGATCAATTTactgaaattatatataaagtgattttatataataatttcttataaaatatataattgcattttagaatttaaaaaattatgtcaAAAATGAATCTACTCGCCGCGCGAAGCGCGGCCCGgccctagtatatatatacaacttgCCTGACACGCTTAACATTCATTCGTTTGTAAACTAATGGAAACTAATggatgattttcttttttttctctaaatcaATCTTTTTCTAAatcatgtttttctttaaaaaaataaaaaatcaaactaataaaaataaggaaattgaatatttccaaatattttctttctatattttttggAACTGATTATCTTTATCCGTAGAATCTGCAtcaaacatatttgaaattaatttctactagtttttttatttacaataaatgTGTAGATTTCGAATTCTTCAGGTTTTAGATTAATAGTAATGTGTAGATTTCGATTTCTACAGATTTTAAAACAATAGGGTAAgcgcggaatgtgttttccaaatatttttagattactattatttacgtaTAATACATATTCTAAACATAGTAGATCATATGCGAAAAAGTAGATTTCATTTTCTATTTCGTAAAATATCAATTCTACTTTACGTAGAATagaatatgaaattatgatttaaatattttcaaaactgaaaaaaaatatcactaaGTTGATATATGTATTTCATCAGTACTTActatttttcattcttttatgtaaaactatttagtttatttattttggaaaatgaTAAAGGGCATTAGAggaaaaatgatacaaaatagaAATTATCCTAATAAAACATAGTTATCATTTTTTggcctaaaaatattttttcccaTAATAAACATTTGTATGTCacttacttcttttttttttttttgtatgtgaCTTACAAGTAcacatattattttacaaatttgagAAGTTTAATCAATTCGcactaataaaatattagtagcaTATTTTCTAAGTGATTGTTAAGAGATTGAAACATAAAAAAGTTAAActagaaattaaaatttataaacatagaaaactttatttattcttcaaaaataaaacagtaattatttttagaaaaataacttACTCGTAATTGAATATCAAATGTAATtgctaaaatataaaaatttaatacttaattaccaaaatatacaataaactgagtattttgaattaattattGGTGTACATATATTTACTTTAGATATTTATTAAGATCTTAGAGTTGATAGGAACTTATTTAGAGTTGAGTGTCAAGTCTGATATGTTTTTAGGTATTTTAACAGATTGATTCGGGTTTGATTTCGATTCGAATCGAGTAAAACGATAAATTGAAAGTACTATAGAACAAAACTCATTTGGAGGAAATTTATGTCAAATCTAGATTTTTGATTTGGTGTTTTTGCGCGCCTCACTAAATGTATAAATTCATCTATTTTGAATATATCTAATGTTTTGTTTATCAATTTTACTTTACGTATTGTGTATATTAGTTATATCAGaagtttttaaagatattttcatTCGATTTATAAGTAATTTAACATTAATTATTTGATgatagtattttaaatatttgtttttcttcaagAGAATCATTTTCACaccattataattttttattaacgtgtaggataaaaatatttcatcaaaaagattttaaactatatttgtaacaaaagttataatataaatatatttgtattagattttttttgtcataagtGATATAATTCTTAAGTGTCCACCAAAAAGGGCCCAGTGATTACAGTAGCTGAGCTAAACTAATCGGCCCATAAtgaaagaaaattacaaaagtCTTTCCTTTTCCTTTCGAACAAACAgcgagagagaggaagagagagcaGTTGCAACGGGAGAACTGGGAGTTTGCGTAGCGATAAGCACTCGAGAAATGACGAAGAAAGCTCCATCTCTCGCGTTTCTCTGCATCCAATCCCTCAAGCTTCAGCTTCTACAACAAGGTCACGGTTACTAGATAGAGAACGAATCTTAACTTTTATTGCGCTAATTTGGTACTGATTTGAGTTGGTTCTTTGTGTAGGCGATAATCCCATTCCTGATGTATACGAGCTTCCATCTGAGTTACTTGATTGTGTTATCGCTCACTTGCCTGCACTTGCCTTGCATCATTTCCAGAACCATATGTTAGtgagtttgttttttcttaaat is a genomic window containing:
- the LOC108812578 gene encoding tetraspanin-18, whose amino-acid sequence is MRHNCCHISFASTLKILNFVQAFFGVSIIIYSIWMLDQFHRHVPVDPPTLNNPAGLMASVVLGSSGGGDHGFSLRSLDLPAPWFIYSFMAVGVLVCIVTFIGFIAAEAINTCCLCFYSILKTLLILLEAALVAFIAIDRHWEKDLPYDPTGELNSLRAFIEDNIDICKWVGAAVVVVQLLSLLLAMVLRAMVSPKRPELDDEEDYENPRSRAWDPLLGSQANQASAGPSKSDNWSSRIREKYGLNQTQAVVNPKG